Proteins encoded by one window of Clostridiisalibacter paucivorans DSM 22131:
- a CDS encoding YiiG family protein, producing the protein MKKKILAIVLASLMLCISLSGCGDYIESFGSSSQEDDTEKYNAYIDFSNYITQWFDNALFDYFEEFGIEEDIIVRENFSDFNTYPILKVHEEQVEKTLEYASKEPSYGETDEAIKALCPKLKDFMDTIKEMEEYYQSKSFIDDDFKRGNELHKEILTQYEEYMELSEKFNAEFSEITEEKKQEDLEQLKEDDYMIRYYAMRVIIKAQDIQTSFYDAGVYGENILDFDVDVYREKYDSLTEDVSKFMEYLDDEERFKREGFENNAFISRFKEDAISVKAAATDIMQILETKNLDLESDTKGLVTTGETIPPTEYYDEKVSQLIDSYNNMIN; encoded by the coding sequence ATGAAAAAGAAGATTTTAGCAATTGTATTGGCATCTTTGATGCTGTGTATATCATTAAGTGGATGCGGGGATTATATTGAGAGTTTTGGAAGTTCATCCCAAGAGGACGACACTGAGAAATATAATGCATATATTGATTTCAGTAATTATATAACTCAATGGTTTGATAATGCTTTGTTTGATTATTTTGAAGAATTTGGGATAGAAGAAGATATCATAGTTAGAGAAAATTTTAGTGATTTTAATACATATCCTATTTTAAAGGTACATGAGGAACAAGTTGAGAAAACATTGGAATATGCATCTAAAGAGCCATCATATGGAGAAACTGATGAAGCTATAAAGGCATTATGCCCAAAACTTAAAGACTTTATGGATACAATAAAAGAAATGGAAGAATATTATCAGTCAAAATCCTTTATAGATGATGACTTCAAGAGAGGAAATGAGTTACATAAGGAGATATTAACACAATACGAAGAATACATGGAGTTATCCGAAAAATTCAATGCAGAATTCAGTGAAATAACAGAAGAAAAGAAACAAGAAGATTTGGAACAGCTAAAAGAAGATGATTACATGATAAGATATTATGCCATGAGGGTTATAATAAAAGCTCAGGATATACAGACTTCATTCTATGATGCAGGGGTTTATGGTGAAAATATTTTAGATTTTGATGTAGATGTATATAGGGAGAAATATGATTCATTGACAGAAGATGTTAGTAAATTTATGGAGTATTTAGACGATGAAGAAAGATTTAAAAGAGAAGGTTTCGAGAATAATGCATTTATATCCAGATTTAAAGAAGATGCAATTTCAGTAAAGGCAGCTGCCACAGATATTATGCAAATTTTAGAAACAAAAAATCTAGATTTAGAATCCGATACAAAGGGTCTAGTAACTACAGGAGAAACAATTCCGCCTACAGAATATTATGATGAAAAGGTTTCTCAATTAATTGATTCATATAATAATATGATAAATTAG